A region of Chitinophaga horti DNA encodes the following proteins:
- a CDS encoding thymidine kinase encodes MFIEPVMAGRKSGWIEVICGSMFSGKTEELIRRLKRARIANLGVEIFKPGIDIRYDEANIVSHDTNKILSTPVDSSQQILLLGQGVDVVGIDEAQFFDAGLPEVCEQLALKGIRVIVAGLDMDFQCKPFGPIPDLLAKADYITKLHAICVKCGNIANYSYRKTADKGKVVLGEKDVYEPRCRSCYNLAD; translated from the coding sequence ATGTTTATTGAGCCGGTGATGGCAGGTAGAAAAAGCGGTTGGATCGAAGTGATTTGCGGCTCCATGTTCTCGGGCAAAACCGAAGAGCTGATACGCCGTTTAAAGCGGGCGAGGATTGCCAACCTGGGGGTTGAAATATTTAAACCGGGAATAGATATACGGTATGACGAAGCGAACATTGTGTCGCACGATACGAACAAAATTCTCTCCACACCTGTAGACAGTTCGCAACAGATTTTGCTGCTGGGTCAGGGCGTAGACGTGGTAGGAATCGACGAGGCGCAGTTTTTTGATGCGGGACTGCCGGAGGTGTGCGAACAACTGGCGCTGAAAGGCATCCGCGTCATCGTAGCGGGATTGGATATGGATTTCCAATGTAAACCCTTTGGCCCGATACCCGACTTACTGGCGAAAGCGGATTATATCACGAAACTGCACGCCATCTGTGTAAAATGTGGCAACATCGCTAATTATTCTTACCGCAAAACGGCCGATAAAGGAAAGGTAGTATTAGGAGAAAAAGATGTGTACGAGCCCCGTTGCAGGTCATGTTATAACCTGGCCGACTGA
- a CDS encoding GtrA family protein, whose amino-acid sequence MQQLILNILQFFHKPFAKKLPFQTFKYVACGGGNTLLDIVLYYISWHYILLEQEVIYAGPFAIQGAIVAFLMAFAVTFPTGFLLSKYITFTESNLRGRVQLIRYFLLVAVCIGMNWAFLTIFVKYCGFYPTVSKILTTIFVVSFSYITQKRFTFKEQPVPMSEVQAVDAEAELAEDQSARL is encoded by the coding sequence ATGCAACAGCTGATTCTAAATATCCTCCAATTCTTCCATAAGCCATTTGCGAAGAAACTCCCCTTCCAGACCTTCAAATACGTGGCCTGTGGAGGCGGTAATACATTGTTGGATATCGTTTTATATTATATCAGCTGGCATTACATTTTGCTGGAGCAGGAGGTAATTTACGCCGGCCCCTTCGCTATACAGGGCGCGATCGTGGCTTTCCTGATGGCTTTTGCGGTGACTTTCCCTACAGGCTTCCTGTTATCTAAATATATTACGTTTACGGAATCCAACCTGCGCGGCAGGGTACAGCTGATCCGTTACTTCCTGCTGGTCGCAGTTTGTATCGGTATGAACTGGGCTTTCCTTACCATTTTCGTGAAGTACTGCGGATTCTACCCCACCGTTTCTAAAATCCTGACCACCATCTTCGTGGTGTCGTTCAGTTATATTACGCAGAAGCGTTTTACATTCAAAGAACAACCTGTACCGATGTCCGAAGTACAGGCTGTTGATGCAGAAGCCGAACTGGCCGAAGATCAGTCGGCCAGGTTATAA
- a CDS encoding cytochrome c biogenesis protein: MAKHWWKILSVIIILYTIIVGLSVKIPIIANNEETSRNLFYHVPMWIAMYTQFTISLVASIMYLASNDLRKDIWASSAGSVGVLFGLMGFATGSLWATYTWGGTITDDPKQISTALALLIYLAYLVLRSSFHDIDKRARVSAIFNVFAFALLIPLTYIIPRMVDSLHPGSTSSPGFKAADTEGTMMRIFYPAMIGWALFSVWLATLRVRFRKLALKKIIHA, translated from the coding sequence ATGGCAAAACATTGGTGGAAAATTTTAAGCGTTATCATCATTCTTTACACGATCATCGTAGGATTGAGTGTAAAGATCCCGATCATCGCGAATAACGAGGAAACATCGCGTAACCTGTTTTATCATGTACCCATGTGGATTGCCATGTATACACAGTTCACGATCTCGTTGGTGGCTTCCATTATGTACCTGGCCAGCAATGATCTTAGGAAAGATATCTGGGCATCGAGTGCAGGCAGTGTAGGCGTATTATTTGGGTTGATGGGATTTGCCACTGGTTCACTGTGGGCGACTTATACCTGGGGCGGTACCATTACCGATGATCCGAAACAGATCAGCACCGCACTGGCCTTACTGATTTACCTGGCCTACCTCGTATTACGCTCCTCCTTTCATGATATTGACAAACGGGCACGCGTATCGGCGATCTTCAACGTATTTGCTTTCGCGCTGTTGATACCGCTGACTTATATTATTCCGAGAATGGTGGACTCATTGCATCCGGGCAGCACCAGCAGTCCTGGTTTTAAAGCTGCAGATACCGAAGGCACCATGATGCGTATATTTTATCCTGCCATGATCGGATGGGCGTTGTTCAGCGTGTGGCTGGCCACACTCCGCGTTAGATTCAGAAAACTCGCGCTTAAAAAGATTATACATGCGTAA
- a CDS encoding PKD domain-containing protein, translating to MKFKNQSTGATSYTWDLGNGATSTELNPSASYTTPGTYTIKLTAKGAAGTDDEVKTAYVTVYKNPVADFTLDNNKGCLPVAVKFATDKSSAGDGSISSYAWDFGDGAPGIGASPAHTYTFAQTYTVSLTVKNNHGCSNTKTVPNALTVSPKLVADFSVPNTYLCAAPATVPLTNLSTIGADVVYAWDFGDGTTGDQAQPANHVYQTKGTYAVKLDVSNSIGCKASKTSATPINVANFSADFTLPANICQNAILSATATTDPTPSSFVWYVDNYQVGYASNLYTTMYSVGKHTVTLSAMFGTCEAKVTKEIDVKPIPAAAFDIEDKPYCTLPIDVKFTDKTPGATKWSWTSGTGLTSTEASPSFTYKSEGFFYPSLTVTNADGCSTTVGRYINISEPEVFIYYNTNDFGYCEGAEVSFYTYGDELVSYEWNFGDGSPVSTDARPNHVYPTAGSYPVSLKYKTKDGCEGTVVIPNNINIYKKPKPDFTAPTSVCGYNAAQFNDLTPLPHTSRTWAWGDGFITLNDRNPLHAFEDGPADFYVTLTVYNETCFNTVTKKITVTAPYPKFVVHPVDCSDRLRVNITDNSVGSTTTTWDFGDGKTEVYAGVAPRQITHLYDKSGLYTVRITVTDGTCTSSREQNVRVIDVSPITIASEKSTLCRNETVLVKTTVNDNTIHSYYDWFYNGMYANWSASSTTNTYSNLTPGKASFKVQSYNPLGCLDVSNEVTVDVTGPTAKFNFPSTTVCHGTPMYFTDASDTQFSAPLKTWTFNYGDGSKEETYTTNGPFSHAYDRAAYYTVGLKVTDEKGCYHSYYESRQVTIVGPNADFTAPTLIGPGIDFNIYNNTETWLSTGPQTYKWDFGDGTTSALMYPGTKKYATKGTYTIILTVKDALGCTDTIKKVIKVSDVSADFSYTLDKPDACPPVTVQFTNKSVNAKTILWDFGDGSSSRILNPSHTYTYAGVYKVKLSVVGEADNTDEKIEIIEFKGPKGTISASANGGCLTKEITFKVEADNVTSYSWDFTDGQVIEAKDKTISHTFKNAGIYNPRLIMGDGSACKGVAFLDEPIVIDKLDLKLKTMPLVVCDSGLFNLEVAYNSFSIDDRNEPGVYTWTVGDGFTMSDEDTKTPSVYANKLGNPEIKLHVLTQYGCEQTVSQVLKVAEKPIIGITGPLEACAKSEVLFDYDLVKGDAATTKWKWDFDGSGSSTLATPKAQQFNHAGSFDVQLIANNDNGCSDTANHTINIWPLPIPKAAASAPTICLGESTALTSEGGVLYQWDNAASLNNASSASPTASPEYTTTYTVKVVDAKGCENTDEVNIRVVRPLTVDIAPISNFCLGDPLQLQASGADTYVWTGDALNNPNIAAPVSMPTVTGVYTYKVVGYDKEGCFSDENEISVTVEPAPTVDAGMDRITPGGAAITLSPIISGDVVRLTWVPDRYLSCNDCPNPQALLNKSTTYTITVENAYGCKAQDEVDVKLVCNQGAVFIPTGFSPNADGKNDRFFPLGSGIREIRSMRIYNRWGNLMYERRGFQVNDRSVGWDGTFQGKKAAAGSYLYFIEAECEENTLFEYKGFIMLVR from the coding sequence GTGAAGTTTAAGAACCAGTCCACCGGCGCCACGTCCTACACCTGGGACCTCGGTAACGGGGCTACCTCCACAGAGCTCAATCCGAGCGCCAGTTACACGACGCCAGGCACTTATACCATCAAACTCACCGCGAAAGGTGCTGCCGGTACTGACGATGAAGTGAAAACAGCCTATGTTACGGTTTATAAAAATCCGGTAGCCGACTTCACCCTCGACAATAATAAAGGGTGTTTGCCGGTAGCGGTAAAATTTGCTACTGACAAATCCTCAGCGGGCGACGGCAGCATCAGCAGCTATGCCTGGGATTTTGGGGACGGCGCACCCGGCATCGGGGCATCTCCCGCTCATACCTATACTTTTGCGCAGACCTATACGGTGAGCCTCACCGTTAAGAATAACCACGGTTGTTCCAACACGAAAACAGTGCCTAACGCACTTACGGTATCGCCTAAACTAGTGGCCGATTTCAGTGTTCCCAATACGTATTTGTGTGCCGCACCAGCCACTGTGCCGCTCACCAACTTATCCACCATCGGTGCCGATGTAGTGTATGCTTGGGATTTCGGAGACGGCACAACGGGCGATCAGGCGCAACCGGCCAATCACGTGTACCAAACTAAGGGCACTTATGCCGTGAAGCTGGATGTGAGTAACTCCATCGGTTGTAAGGCCTCTAAAACGTCGGCGACACCTATCAACGTTGCTAATTTTAGTGCAGACTTCACCCTGCCGGCCAACATTTGTCAGAACGCTATATTGTCCGCCACCGCAACTACCGACCCAACGCCATCGTCGTTTGTGTGGTATGTAGATAATTATCAGGTGGGGTATGCTTCGAATTTGTATACGACCATGTACAGCGTAGGCAAACACACCGTAACGCTCAGCGCTATGTTCGGCACCTGCGAAGCTAAAGTGACAAAAGAGATTGACGTGAAGCCCATACCTGCGGCGGCTTTTGATATAGAGGATAAGCCTTACTGCACGCTGCCGATCGACGTGAAGTTCACGGATAAAACGCCGGGCGCTACCAAATGGTCGTGGACGTCCGGGACGGGTTTAACATCTACAGAAGCCAGTCCGTCTTTCACATATAAAAGCGAAGGTTTCTTTTATCCATCTCTCACGGTTACGAACGCCGACGGATGCTCTACTACAGTGGGCCGCTACATCAATATATCAGAACCAGAAGTGTTTATTTACTATAACACCAATGACTTTGGTTATTGCGAAGGTGCGGAGGTATCGTTTTATACTTATGGAGATGAGTTGGTAAGTTATGAATGGAACTTTGGGGACGGCTCGCCGGTGTCTACAGATGCGCGGCCTAACCACGTGTATCCCACAGCGGGCAGTTATCCCGTATCGCTGAAATACAAAACAAAAGACGGTTGTGAAGGTACGGTGGTGATACCTAATAACATCAACATTTATAAGAAGCCAAAACCAGATTTTACCGCGCCCACATCTGTTTGCGGTTACAATGCAGCGCAGTTCAATGACCTTACGCCATTGCCGCATACCAGTCGTACCTGGGCCTGGGGCGATGGGTTTATTACCTTAAATGACCGCAATCCCCTGCATGCTTTTGAGGACGGGCCGGCTGATTTTTATGTAACGCTAACGGTATACAACGAAACCTGTTTTAATACGGTGACGAAAAAGATTACCGTAACGGCGCCGTATCCGAAGTTCGTTGTTCATCCGGTTGACTGTAGTGACAGGCTGCGTGTAAACATCACCGATAACTCCGTAGGGTCTACCACCACCACCTGGGATTTTGGAGATGGGAAAACGGAAGTATACGCAGGTGTTGCGCCCAGGCAAATCACGCATCTGTATGATAAAAGCGGTTTATACACCGTTAGAATCACCGTTACCGACGGCACCTGCACCAGCTCGCGCGAACAAAATGTGAGAGTGATCGATGTAAGTCCGATCACGATCGCGTCAGAAAAAAGTACGCTTTGCCGTAACGAAACGGTGTTGGTAAAAACGACGGTGAACGATAATACAATTCACTCCTATTACGACTGGTTTTACAACGGTATGTACGCCAACTGGTCCGCCAGCTCGACTACGAATACGTATAGCAATCTCACGCCGGGTAAAGCCTCCTTTAAAGTGCAGTCTTATAACCCATTAGGCTGCCTGGACGTGTCGAACGAAGTAACGGTAGACGTAACCGGCCCCACTGCGAAATTCAATTTCCCATCGACCACCGTTTGTCACGGCACGCCGATGTACTTTACCGATGCGTCGGACACGCAGTTCAGCGCACCGCTCAAAACCTGGACGTTTAACTATGGTGACGGTTCGAAAGAAGAAACTTATACCACGAACGGGCCCTTCAGCCATGCCTACGATCGCGCAGCTTATTATACGGTAGGCTTAAAGGTAACGGACGAAAAAGGTTGTTATCATTCCTATTACGAATCGCGCCAGGTAACGATCGTGGGACCGAATGCGGATTTCACGGCGCCGACGTTGATTGGTCCTGGTATCGACTTCAATATTTATAACAATACCGAAACCTGGTTAAGCACCGGCCCGCAAACCTACAAGTGGGATTTTGGCGACGGTACTACGTCTGCCCTCATGTACCCGGGCACGAAAAAGTATGCCACCAAAGGAACGTACACGATCATTCTTACTGTGAAGGATGCATTGGGTTGTACCGATACGATCAAAAAAGTGATCAAAGTATCGGATGTAAGCGCTGATTTTTCTTATACGTTGGATAAGCCAGATGCCTGTCCGCCAGTAACGGTGCAGTTCACCAACAAATCCGTGAACGCCAAAACGATCCTTTGGGATTTTGGAGATGGCAGCAGTTCGAGGATCCTGAATCCATCGCATACTTACACTTATGCCGGTGTATATAAAGTAAAGCTGTCGGTAGTCGGAGAGGCTGATAATACGGATGAAAAGATAGAGATCATCGAGTTCAAAGGTCCAAAGGGAACGATCAGTGCCTCCGCGAATGGTGGTTGTTTAACAAAAGAAATCACCTTTAAGGTAGAAGCCGATAACGTAACCAGTTACTCGTGGGACTTTACAGACGGCCAGGTAATTGAGGCGAAAGACAAAACGATTTCGCATACCTTCAAAAACGCTGGCATTTATAATCCACGCCTGATCATGGGAGATGGATCTGCCTGTAAAGGAGTAGCCTTCCTCGACGAGCCGATCGTGATCGATAAACTTGACCTGAAGCTGAAAACCATGCCGCTCGTCGTTTGTGACAGTGGTTTGTTTAATCTCGAAGTGGCTTACAACAGCTTCTCCATCGACGACCGCAACGAACCAGGCGTATACACCTGGACGGTAGGCGACGGTTTCACTATGAGTGATGAAGACACGAAAACGCCCAGCGTGTATGCTAATAAACTGGGTAACCCGGAAATCAAGCTGCACGTACTCACCCAATACGGCTGCGAACAAACGGTTTCCCAGGTACTGAAGGTGGCTGAAAAGCCGATCATTGGTATTACCGGTCCGCTGGAAGCCTGCGCTAAATCGGAAGTATTATTCGATTATGACCTGGTGAAGGGAGATGCGGCTACCACGAAATGGAAGTGGGATTTCGATGGCAGCGGCAGCAGTACATTGGCTACGCCGAAGGCGCAGCAGTTTAATCATGCGGGCAGTTTCGATGTTCAACTCATCGCCAATAACGATAATGGTTGTTCTGACACTGCGAATCATACGATCAACATCTGGCCCTTGCCGATCCCGAAAGCTGCCGCATCCGCCCCGACGATCTGTTTAGGCGAAAGCACCGCGTTAACTTCAGAAGGTGGTGTGTTGTATCAATGGGATAATGCCGCTTCGCTGAACAACGCGTCATCTGCCTCTCCAACTGCCAGTCCGGAATATACCACTACATACACCGTGAAAGTGGTGGACGCGAAAGGTTGTGAAAATACAGACGAGGTGAACATACGTGTAGTGCGTCCGCTTACGGTCGACATTGCGCCGATCAGTAATTTTTGCCTGGGCGATCCGCTGCAGTTGCAGGCCAGTGGTGCTGATACTTACGTATGGACGGGCGATGCGCTCAATAATCCGAACATTGCCGCACCTGTTTCAATGCCGACCGTTACCGGCGTGTATACCTATAAGGTAGTTGGTTACGATAAGGAAGGTTGCTTCAGTGATGAAAACGAGATATCAGTTACCGTAGAACCAGCGCCCACCGTGGATGCCGGGATGGATCGCATCACTCCGGGTGGCGCGGCCATCACCCTTTCGCCCATCATAAGCGGCGATGTGGTGCGCCTCACCTGGGTGCCCGACCGCTACCTGAGTTGTAACGATTGTCCCAACCCGCAGGCGCTCCTTAACAAATCGACCACCTATACGATCACGGTAGAAAATGCTTACGGTTGTAAAGCGCAGGATGAGGTGGACGTGAAGCTTGTGTGTAACCAGGGTGCGGTATTTATTCCAACCGGGTTCTCGCCGAACGCCGACGGTAAAAATGACCGCTTCTTCCCATTGGGTAGTGGTATTCGCGAGATACGTTCTATGCGCATTTATAATCGTTGGGGTAATCTGATGTACGAGCGGCGTGGCTTCCAGGTGAATGACAGGAGTGTGGGCTGGGATGGGACCTTCCAGGGGAAGAAGGCCGCAGCCGGTTCTTACTTATATTTTATCGAAGCAGAATGTGAAGAAAATACGTTGTTCGAGTATAAAGGATTTATCATGCTGGTGCGATAA
- a CDS encoding heme exporter protein CcmB, with protein MKTYISQIITLVKKDLVLEWRQKHAFFGIVLYIFATVFVINLMIMKPEDKIWNALFWIVQLFVCVNAVAKSFLQESRGRLLYFYSLVHPRQFIIAKLIYNAILMLFMSIMSLVCCMMLLGNPIVSPYYFVGVVLLGGLSLSLIFTMLAAIAAQASQNAALMAIMGFPLIMPFLMLLGSISRSAFEPVLQPGLPMMFMLLAGLDVLVVALALILFPYLWKE; from the coding sequence GTGAAAACATATATCTCACAAATCATTACCCTGGTTAAGAAGGACCTGGTGCTCGAATGGCGCCAGAAGCATGCATTTTTCGGTATCGTACTCTATATATTTGCCACCGTTTTCGTGATCAATCTGATGATCATGAAGCCGGAAGATAAAATCTGGAACGCCCTGTTCTGGATAGTGCAGTTGTTCGTGTGTGTGAATGCGGTAGCCAAAAGCTTTTTGCAGGAGAGTCGTGGCCGGCTTTTATATTTCTATTCGCTGGTACATCCCCGCCAGTTCATCATTGCGAAACTGATCTATAATGCCATACTCATGTTATTCATGAGTATTATGTCGCTCGTGTGTTGTATGATGTTGCTGGGCAATCCCATCGTTTCTCCGTACTACTTTGTGGGCGTGGTATTACTCGGCGGACTCAGTCTTTCGTTGATTTTCACCATGTTGGCGGCTATTGCTGCCCAGGCCAGTCAGAATGCCGCGCTGATGGCCATTATGGGTTTTCCGCTCATTATGCCGTTCCTGATGTTGCTCGGCAGCATTTCCCGTTCGGCCTTCGAACCGGTGCTGCAACCAGGTTTGCCGATGATGTTCATGCTTTTGGCCGGATTGGATGTACTGGTGGTGGCGCTCGCATTAATCCTTTTTCCGTATCTCTGGAAGGAGTAA
- the accC gene encoding acetyl-CoA carboxylase biotin carboxylase subunit — protein MKKILVANRGEIALRIMRSAKEMGIATVAVYSEADREMPFVQYADEAVCIGPAPSNQSYLVADKIIAAAKQTGADGIHPGYGFLSENAAFSQLVQDAGLTFIGPSPSSIETMGSKLAAKQAAQQFGVPMVPGTETPLRDLAEAREVVKRTGFPILIKASAGGGGKGMRVVNQESELEEQIGLAKSEAKNAFGDDSVFIEKYVGSPRHIEIQLLGDKHGNYVYLFERECSIQRRHQKLIEEAPSSCLTPAIREAMGKCAVDVARACDYYGAGTVEFLVDEQLNFYFLEMNTRLQVEHPVTEMITGLDLVKEQIHIARGEKLSFTQADLTINGHAIELRICAEDPANNFLPDTGRLETYIRPQGNNVRVDDGYEQGMDIPIYYDPMISKLIAWGQTREEARERLIRAINEYRVKGIRTTLPFGKWALQQPAFINGQFDTNFIGTYFTPQSLRAENTEAAKAAAVLAVQLWQKSAAVQQPIPQPSNWKLRRSLR, from the coding sequence ATGAAGAAAATACTTGTCGCCAACAGAGGCGAAATCGCCCTCAGGATCATGCGCTCGGCCAAAGAAATGGGAATTGCCACGGTAGCCGTTTACTCCGAAGCAGACCGCGAAATGCCTTTTGTGCAATATGCAGACGAAGCAGTATGTATCGGTCCGGCACCCTCTAACCAATCGTACCTGGTGGCAGACAAGATCATTGCAGCAGCCAAACAAACCGGTGCAGACGGCATTCACCCAGGCTACGGTTTCTTAAGTGAAAATGCAGCTTTTTCCCAACTGGTGCAGGACGCAGGGCTCACTTTTATCGGCCCCTCTCCTTCCTCTATTGAGACGATGGGCAGTAAACTGGCCGCCAAACAGGCCGCCCAGCAGTTCGGCGTACCAATGGTGCCAGGTACCGAAACTCCTCTCCGCGACCTGGCAGAGGCGCGCGAAGTAGTAAAACGTACCGGCTTCCCTATCCTCATCAAAGCCTCCGCAGGCGGCGGCGGTAAAGGAATGCGCGTGGTAAACCAGGAATCGGAACTGGAAGAACAGATCGGCCTGGCGAAGAGCGAAGCAAAAAATGCCTTTGGCGACGACTCGGTTTTTATTGAGAAATATGTTGGCTCCCCGCGCCATATTGAAATACAGTTGCTGGGCGATAAACACGGCAACTATGTATACTTGTTCGAACGCGAGTGTAGTATTCAGCGCCGGCACCAGAAGCTCATCGAAGAAGCACCATCCAGCTGTCTTACCCCCGCCATCCGCGAAGCCATGGGCAAGTGTGCGGTCGATGTGGCCCGTGCCTGCGATTACTATGGCGCTGGTACCGTGGAGTTTTTGGTGGACGAGCAGCTGAATTTTTACTTCCTCGAAATGAATACCCGCCTGCAGGTAGAGCATCCGGTAACCGAAATGATCACTGGCCTCGACCTGGTAAAAGAACAAATTCATATCGCCCGTGGCGAAAAGCTCAGCTTTACACAGGCAGACCTGACCATTAACGGTCACGCCATCGAGCTGAGGATTTGTGCGGAAGATCCTGCCAACAACTTCCTGCCCGATACCGGCAGGCTCGAAACGTACATTCGTCCGCAGGGCAACAACGTACGCGTAGACGATGGTTACGAGCAGGGGATGGACATTCCTATCTATTATGATCCGATGATCTCCAAACTCATCGCCTGGGGCCAAACCCGCGAGGAAGCCCGCGAGCGCCTGATCCGTGCCATCAACGAATACCGGGTGAAAGGCATCCGTACCACGCTGCCTTTCGGCAAATGGGCGCTGCAACAACCGGCTTTCATTAACGGGCAGTTCGATACTAACTTCATCGGCACTTATTTTACGCCGCAGTCACTGCGGGCAGAAAACACCGAAGCCGCTAAAGCCGCTGCGGTGCTGGCCGTACAGTTATGGCAGAAGAGCGCCGCCGTACAACAACCTATCCCCCAGCCTTCTAACTGGAAGCTGCGCAGGAGTTTGCGTTAA
- a CDS encoding Glu/Leu/Phe/Val family dehydrogenase encodes MATATAPVQEAHYSFFKSVEESFDKAAKFTKWEKGILEQIKACNAVYRMKFPVRMEGNRIEVIEAYRVQHSHHKLPCKGGIRFSDEVNQDEVMALAALMTYKCAIVNVPFGGAKGGIKINPRHYTPFQLESITRRYTAELVKKNFIGPGVDVPAPDYGTGEREMSWILDTYTSLRPGEIDGAGCVTGKPVALGGVRGRKEATGLGVFYGLRELCNVKEDMEKLGLTPGLEGKKVIVQGMGNVGYHAAKYFHEAGAKVVCLIEWDGAIYNEQGLNPDEVLKHRNDTGSIVNFPGAQNLAKNTDGLEQDCDILIPAALENVIHGGNADRIKAKIIGEAANGPLTPEADEILNAKGVIVVPDMFLNAGGVTVSYFEWLKNLSHVRYGRLGKRFDENMNIHILSVIEEMTGRKVNEQERKFIAHGADEVDLVYSGLEETMIAALHEVRDVMNQNKDIKDMRTAAYVCAINKVGVAYESLGIFP; translated from the coding sequence ATGGCAACAGCTACAGCACCCGTGCAGGAAGCTCACTACAGCTTTTTTAAGAGCGTAGAAGAAAGTTTCGACAAGGCTGCCAAGTTCACCAAATGGGAAAAGGGCATCCTGGAGCAGATTAAGGCGTGCAATGCGGTATACCGCATGAAATTCCCCGTTAGGATGGAAGGCAACCGGATTGAAGTAATCGAAGCCTACCGCGTACAACACTCTCACCACAAACTGCCTTGTAAAGGTGGTATCCGCTTCAGCGATGAAGTAAACCAGGACGAAGTAATGGCCCTGGCAGCTTTGATGACTTACAAATGTGCCATCGTGAACGTTCCGTTCGGCGGCGCTAAAGGAGGCATCAAAATCAATCCCCGTCACTACACCCCGTTCCAGCTGGAAAGCATCACCCGCCGTTATACTGCGGAACTGGTAAAGAAAAACTTTATCGGCCCCGGCGTTGACGTACCTGCCCCTGACTACGGTACAGGCGAAAGGGAAATGAGCTGGATACTGGACACTTACACGAGCCTTCGCCCCGGCGAAATTGACGGTGCTGGTTGCGTTACCGGTAAACCTGTTGCACTCGGCGGCGTTCGTGGCCGTAAAGAAGCCACCGGCCTCGGTGTATTCTACGGTCTGCGCGAGCTGTGCAACGTAAAAGAAGACATGGAGAAGTTAGGTCTGACCCCAGGCCTGGAAGGTAAAAAAGTAATCGTACAGGGTATGGGTAACGTAGGTTACCATGCTGCGAAATACTTCCACGAAGCAGGCGCAAAAGTTGTTTGCCTGATCGAGTGGGACGGTGCTATCTACAACGAGCAGGGGCTTAATCCTGACGAGGTGCTGAAACACCGCAACGACACCGGTTCTATCGTTAACTTCCCGGGTGCACAAAACCTGGCGAAAAATACCGATGGCCTGGAGCAGGATTGCGACATCCTCATCCCCGCTGCGCTGGAAAACGTGATCCACGGTGGCAACGCCGACCGCATCAAGGCAAAAATCATCGGTGAAGCCGCTAATGGCCCGCTGACGCCTGAAGCCGACGAAATCCTGAACGCAAAAGGAGTGATCGTTGTTCCGGACATGTTCCTGAACGCCGGTGGTGTAACCGTATCTTACTTCGAATGGTTGAAAAACCTGAGCCACGTTCGTTACGGCCGCCTGGGCAAACGCTTCGACGAAAATATGAACATCCACATCCTGAGCGTTATTGAAGAGATGACCGGCAGGAAAGTGAACGAGCAGGAACGTAAGTTCATCGCTCACGGTGCCGATGAGGTAGACCTGGTATATTCCGGCCTGGAAGAGACTATGATCGCTGCATTGCACGAAGTTCGCGACGTGATGAATCAAAATAAAGACATCAAAGATATGCGGACCGCCGCGTATGTATGCGCCATCAACAAAGTAGGCGTTGCGTACGAGTCACTGGGTATCTTCCCTTGA
- a CDS encoding CcmD family protein, producing the protein MRNRTFSFFILTIFSLLMSTVAFAQQQNTETGAFNEMMRSNGKINVVIGVLVIIFIGILLYLVRLERKLNKLEQEK; encoded by the coding sequence ATGCGTAATAGAACATTCTCCTTTTTTATCCTGACAATATTTTCCCTGCTGATGAGTACCGTAGCTTTCGCTCAACAGCAAAACACAGAAACCGGCGCATTCAATGAAATGATGCGTTCCAATGGCAAGATCAATGTAGTGATCGGCGTGTTGGTAATCATTTTCATTGGAATTTTGTTATACCTGGTAAGACTCGAGCGCAAGCTCAACAAACTGGAACAGGAAAAATAA